Proteins from a genomic interval of Phycisphaerae bacterium:
- a CDS encoding sigma-70 family RNA polymerase sigma factor produces the protein MELQVALFQADIPIGDADGELIERAKHDRQAFAMLYRKHYARIAGYIHRRVGDPHVTEDLVADTFMTALRCLPKYRHRGAPLSTWLYRVATTSVNRWVRRQRRWFRSLDGGAAAARVSDRAVGDGEADREQVRTALLALAPRHQSVLSLHYLEGLSVEEVSQALGCRLGTVKSRLSRGREALREKLLRGGRC, from the coding sequence ATGGAATTGCAGGTCGCCCTGTTTCAGGCGGACATCCCGATAGGCGACGCCGACGGCGAGCTGATTGAGCGTGCCAAGCACGATCGTCAGGCCTTTGCGATGCTGTACCGGAAGCACTACGCCCGCATCGCCGGGTACATCCACCGGCGCGTCGGCGACCCGCATGTGACCGAGGACCTTGTCGCGGATACGTTTATGACCGCCTTACGCTGCCTGCCCAAATACCGACACCGCGGGGCCCCGCTGAGCACGTGGCTTTACCGCGTCGCGACGACGTCGGTCAATCGCTGGGTGCGGCGGCAGCGGCGATGGTTCCGGTCGCTTGATGGCGGCGCTGCTGCCGCAAGGGTGTCAGATCGCGCTGTCGGCGACGGCGAAGCCGATCGAGAACAAGTCCGCACGGCTCTGCTCGCGCTGGCGCCCAGACATCAATCCGTGCTGTCCCTTCACTACCTGGAAGGACTCAGCGTCGAAGAGGTGTCGCAAGCCCTGGGCTGCCGCCTGGGCACCGTGAAATCGAGATTGTCGCGCGGCCGCGAGGCCCTGCGCGAAAAGTTGCTGCGTGGTGGGAGGTGTTAA
- a CDS encoding cytidylate kinase-like family protein → MFYTPSSFSPTMSRVVEKQMRNWEIARQQQDGGSAPRAGSVMDFIAISRSVGLPGEEIAAQLHAKLGWPVFDREILQAMAGDDECRRQLYDAMDERDLGWMEEFLQSVTFGAAGKDDYFHRLRETVLSLARKGHSIFLGRATDMILPREMGLRVRFTASRDYCVKQFAKTKNIAEDQARREVEDIEHERARFIRHHFRVEAGEPSRHDLTINLEFMPVLQAVDLVHSALRIKGIIR, encoded by the coding sequence ATGTTTTACACACCCAGTTCCTTTAGCCCCACGATGAGCCGCGTCGTCGAGAAACAGATGCGCAATTGGGAAATCGCCCGCCAGCAGCAGGACGGGGGTTCGGCCCCGCGCGCCGGCTCGGTCATGGACTTCATTGCCATCTCGCGGTCGGTTGGATTGCCCGGCGAGGAGATCGCCGCGCAATTACACGCGAAGCTTGGTTGGCCGGTCTTCGACCGGGAGATTCTCCAAGCCATGGCCGGCGACGACGAATGCCGGCGGCAGCTCTACGACGCGATGGACGAGCGCGATTTGGGATGGATGGAGGAGTTCCTGCAATCGGTCACGTTCGGAGCCGCGGGGAAAGATGATTACTTCCACCGGCTCAGGGAGACGGTGCTTTCGCTGGCGCGGAAGGGACACTCGATCTTCCTCGGTCGGGCGACGGATATGATCCTGCCGCGGGAGATGGGGCTGCGCGTACGCTTTACGGCGTCGCGCGACTACTGTGTCAAGCAGTTTGCCAAAACCAAGAATATTGCCGAGGATCAGGCGCGGCGCGAGGTGGAAGACATCGAGCACGAGCGCGCCCGGTTCATTCGCCATCACTTTCGCGTGGAGGCCGGGGAACCGTCGCGGCACGATCTGACCATTAACCTCGAATTCATGCCGGTCCTGCAAGCCGTTGACCTGGTCCACTCGGCACTGCGGATCAAAGGCATCATCCGCTAG
- a CDS encoding DUF5698 domain-containing protein — MTGETVFVCLMIILARIADVSLGTVRTISVVNGRATLASIVGFFEILIWIFAVSRVIQNLSDPAYAVSYAIGFALGNLIGIKIDQRIAFGEQVVRIFSSKGEGVAASLRHAGFTLTEFQGSGRDGFVTLLFVQVPRRDVSRALHCAAVADPKCFYLVDDIRMAAHPPAEKQAPTGWRSIVKKE; from the coding sequence ATGACCGGTGAAACAGTGTTCGTCTGCCTCATGATCATCCTGGCCCGCATCGCCGACGTCTCGCTGGGGACCGTGCGAACGATCAGCGTTGTCAATGGCCGTGCCACGCTCGCCTCCATCGTCGGCTTCTTCGAGATCCTGATCTGGATCTTCGCCGTCTCCCGCGTGATCCAGAATCTGAGCGATCCGGCTTATGCGGTTTCCTACGCGATTGGCTTCGCCCTTGGTAATCTCATCGGGATCAAGATCGACCAAAGAATCGCCTTCGGGGAACAGGTCGTGCGCATTTTTTCCAGCAAGGGAGAGGGCGTGGCGGCGTCCTTGCGGCACGCCGGCTTCACCCTGACGGAGTTCCAGGGCAGCGGCCGCGACGGGTTCGTCACGCTGCTCTTCGTGCAAGTGCCCCGGCGCGATGTCTCGCGGGCCCTGCACTGCGCGGCGGTCGCCGACCCCAAGTGCTTCTATCTCGTGGACGACATCCGTATGGCCGCCCACCCGCCCGCCGAAAAGCAGGCTCCGACCGGCTGGCGCTCGATTGTCAAGAAGGAGTAG
- a CDS encoding iron-containing alcohol dehydrogenase — protein sequence MTLSTVLPEILRHSRVRVTFGDGSLRKLGAIAVEEGATRVLLVTDPGIVAAGHADLAAASLREAGVEVTIFHGIQENPTTEHVDNGVRIARDLGIDFIAGLGGGSSMDAAKGINFILTNGGRMQDYWGVGKATRPMLPLIAVPTTAGTGSEAQSFALITDPETHQKMACGDEKALPRAAILDPELTRTMPRAVAAATGIDAVAHAVETAGTTKRNAVSRELSREAWRLLAPAYAKAVNDSSDDAARRDMLLGAHLAGCAIEKSMLGAAHACANPLTARFGIVHGEAVGLLLPHVIRFNADSGENPYADLVADAEALAVQIEKMLDAAGLPRGLSQLDVPRSALDDLAESAATQWTAGFNPRPVDAAALRRIYAAAH from the coding sequence ATGACGTTGTCGACCGTATTACCAGAAATCCTCCGCCATTCACGCGTCCGCGTCACCTTTGGCGACGGCTCGCTGCGCAAGCTCGGCGCTATCGCCGTCGAGGAAGGCGCGACGCGCGTGCTGCTCGTGACCGACCCGGGAATCGTCGCGGCCGGTCATGCTGATCTCGCGGCGGCATCGCTGCGTGAGGCGGGCGTCGAGGTCACGATCTTTCACGGTATTCAGGAAAACCCGACGACGGAGCACGTCGACAACGGCGTGCGGATTGCCCGCGACCTGGGGATTGATTTCATCGCCGGCCTCGGCGGCGGTAGCTCGATGGATGCGGCCAAGGGGATTAATTTCATCCTCACCAACGGCGGGCGGATGCAGGATTACTGGGGCGTGGGTAAGGCAACGCGGCCGATGCTGCCGCTGATCGCCGTGCCCACGACCGCGGGGACAGGCAGCGAGGCGCAGTCGTTCGCGCTGATCACCGACCCCGAGACGCACCAGAAGATGGCCTGCGGCGACGAGAAGGCCCTGCCGCGGGCGGCGATCCTCGATCCCGAATTGACACGGACCATGCCGCGGGCCGTCGCGGCGGCGACGGGGATCGACGCGGTCGCGCACGCCGTCGAGACGGCGGGGACGACGAAGCGGAACGCGGTTTCGCGGGAATTGTCCCGGGAGGCGTGGCGATTACTCGCGCCGGCCTATGCGAAGGCCGTCAACGATTCCAGTGATGATGCCGCGCGACGCGACATGCTGCTGGGGGCCCACCTGGCGGGCTGCGCGATCGAGAAGTCGATGCTGGGGGCGGCACACGCCTGCGCCAATCCTCTGACCGCGCGGTTCGGGATCGTTCACGGCGAGGCGGTGGGCCTTCTCCTGCCGCACGTGATCCGCTTCAACGCGGACTCCGGCGAAAACCCGTACGCCGATCTCGTGGCCGATGCGGAGGCGCTGGCGGTACAGATTGAAAAGATGCTGGACGCCGCCGGTCTTCCGAGAGGGCTGTCGCAACTAGACGTGCCGCGTTCGGCTCTGGACGATTTGGCCGAGTCGGCGGCGACCCAATGGACGGCGGGGTTCAACCCCCGGCCCGTCGACGCCGCTGCACTGCGCCGGATTTACGCCGCCGCCCATTAG
- a CDS encoding aldehyde dehydrogenase family protein has protein sequence MLHIPILRHGKPYEAVDKVEIVHHATGEAVAAVSQANSGMIVRDVNRWDERVLERLSAAELIAISRKAAEMYIGATLPLGDTKQSFDDYIRQLSATTGMPQVLCRANAEKIRKVMAEIDVVLAGLTRGLDLAIIDRGHGIHGGHTISFSRQARTFGAVLPSNSPGVHSLWIPAIALKTPVVLKPGREEPWSPYRIIQAFIAAGAPAEAFGFYPTDHGGAAELLRVTDRSMLFGDASTTRTWANDPRVELHGPGYSKVVFGDDCADEWQKHLDVLVTSIAANGGRSCINASGIWTPRHGREIAEAVAKELAKVRALPADHPDAKVAAFANPQFAEAISAMIDQGLREPGAIDLTEHFRGSPRLVRDGRIAYLLPTVIWCEDREHPLANREFLFPFASAVECPAAEMPQAIGSSLIVSAITRDKNLVAALMAARNVDRLNIGPIPTFKISWDQPHEGNLFEHLYRQRAFQMDPAA, from the coding sequence ATGCTCCACATCCCCATCCTACGTCACGGAAAACCCTACGAAGCCGTCGACAAGGTCGAGATCGTGCACCATGCGACGGGCGAGGCGGTCGCGGCGGTCAGTCAGGCCAATAGCGGCATGATCGTCCGCGACGTGAATCGCTGGGACGAGCGGGTGCTCGAGCGGCTGAGTGCGGCGGAACTGATTGCCATCAGCCGAAAGGCTGCGGAGATGTACATTGGCGCGACGCTCCCACTGGGCGATACGAAACAATCCTTCGACGACTACATCCGCCAGCTTTCGGCGACGACGGGGATGCCGCAAGTCCTGTGCCGAGCCAACGCGGAGAAGATTCGCAAGGTCATGGCCGAGATCGACGTGGTGCTGGCGGGGCTGACGCGCGGGCTCGATCTCGCAATCATCGATCGCGGACACGGCATTCACGGCGGCCATACGATCAGCTTCTCGCGGCAGGCGCGGACCTTTGGGGCGGTGCTACCGAGCAACTCGCCCGGCGTGCATTCGCTGTGGATACCGGCGATCGCCCTCAAGACGCCGGTCGTGCTCAAGCCGGGCCGCGAGGAGCCGTGGTCGCCCTATCGGATCATCCAGGCATTCATCGCCGCCGGCGCGCCGGCGGAGGCCTTCGGCTTCTATCCGACCGACCACGGCGGCGCGGCGGAGCTGCTCCGCGTGACCGACCGGTCGATGCTCTTCGGCGACGCCTCGACGACGCGGACCTGGGCGAACGACCCCCGAGTTGAACTGCACGGGCCGGGCTACAGCAAGGTAGTCTTCGGCGACGATTGTGCGGACGAGTGGCAGAAGCATCTCGACGTTTTGGTGACGTCGATCGCGGCCAACGGCGGGCGGTCATGCATCAACGCCTCCGGCATCTGGACGCCGCGGCACGGGCGCGAGATTGCCGAGGCGGTCGCCAAGGAGTTGGCGAAGGTGCGGGCGCTGCCCGCCGACCATCCCGACGCAAAGGTCGCGGCGTTCGCCAATCCGCAATTCGCCGAGGCAATCTCCGCGATGATCGATCAGGGCCTGCGTGAACCCGGGGCCATCGATCTGACGGAACATTTCCGCGGCTCGCCGCGCTTGGTGCGCGATGGACGGATCGCCTATCTGCTCCCCACCGTCATCTGGTGCGAGGATCGGGAACATCCGCTGGCCAACCGCGAGTTCCTGTTCCCCTTCGCATCGGCGGTGGAGTGCCCGGCGGCAGAGATGCCGCAAGCCATCGGATCAAGCCTGATCGTCTCCGCGATCACCAGGGACAAGAACCTCGTCGCCGCGTTGATGGCCGCGCGGAACGTCGACCGGCTCAACATCGGCCCGATCCCCACCTTCAAAATCAGTTGGGATCAGCCGCACGAGGGAAACCTGTTCGAGCATTTGTACCGCCAGCGGGCCTTCCAGATGGACCCGGCGGCATGA
- a CDS encoding DUF6429 family protein: MEFDEDKIDEAVLALLHLTSFVESGIHRAWKSHDWDAMSRLHQKGFIGDPKSKAKSVVLTEDGARRSVELFRKLFGR; encoded by the coding sequence ATGGAGTTTGACGAGGACAAAATCGACGAGGCGGTCCTGGCGCTCCTGCACTTGACGTCATTTGTGGAGAGTGGAATCCATCGCGCCTGGAAATCCCACGACTGGGACGCGATGAGCCGCCTCCATCAAAAGGGGTTCATCGGCGACCCGAAGAGTAAGGCGAAATCCGTCGTGCTGACCGAAGACGGAGCCAGGCGTTCGGTGGAGCTATTCAGGAAGCTCTTCGGGCGGTGA
- a CDS encoding DUF433 domain-containing protein, giving the protein MAPMLLETSLPIPLRAEPGGTIRVGRTRVTLDTVAHAYLEGASAEEIVDRFPTLALADVHAVIAYYLTHRSDVEAYLRAREAEASDVRKQTEAHTDQRAIRERLLARQKRS; this is encoded by the coding sequence ATGGCACCGATGCTTCTTGAGACCAGCCTTCCGATTCCCCTTCGAGCCGAGCCGGGCGGCACGATTCGCGTTGGCCGGACCCGCGTCACACTCGATACCGTCGCGCACGCCTATCTGGAGGGCGCGTCGGCGGAAGAGATCGTGGATCGATTCCCCACCTTGGCGCTCGCCGATGTCCACGCGGTCATCGCCTATTATCTTACCCATCGGTCCGACGTCGAGGCGTACTTACGGGCGCGCGAGGCCGAAGCCTCGGACGTTCGCAAGCAGACCGAGGCCCACACCGATCAGCGCGCGATCCGTGAACGGCTTCTGGCGCGGCAGAAGCGTTCATGA
- a CDS encoding DUF5615 family PIN-like protein encodes MIRFVADENFDRRIIRGLLRRLPEADVQTIQELALNEASDAQVLDWAAANDRVVVTHDVNSLVDVAFERVRVGAAMNGVIAAPDKLGIGQAISDLALIATCLDPEDLRNQVLFLPL; translated from the coding sequence ATGATTCGATTCGTCGCCGACGAAAACTTTGATCGGCGGATCATCCGAGGATTGCTTCGTCGACTGCCCGAGGCGGATGTCCAAACAATTCAGGAACTCGCCTTGAACGAGGCGAGCGACGCCCAGGTCCTCGACTGGGCGGCGGCGAACGACCGTGTTGTCGTCACACATGATGTGAATTCGCTCGTCGATGTTGCGTTCGAGCGGGTGCGAGTTGGAGCGGCCATGAACGGAGTCATCGCGGCGCCGGACAAGCTTGGCATTGGCCAGGCGATCTCGGACTTGGCGCTGATCGCCACGTGTCTGGACCCGGAAGATTTGCGCAATCAAGTCCTGTTCTTGCCGTTGTAG
- a CDS encoding PQQ-binding-like beta-propeller repeat protein, which produces MNSELRLANCEKSGGHSVIRRQQGERREQFRYSLFAIRHLPILATGVLFFAAAVHAEPLSKAKKGDWPMWGGSPDRNMVSGETGIPEKWDVKKGTNIKWVAPLGSQTYGNPVIHKGKIFVGTNNTGEYRPKIKGDKGVVMCVDEKTGKMLWQATHDKLPSGRVNDWPEQGICSSPYAEGDRIYYVSNRCEVVCADTEGFLDGENDGVKDEKYNEKEDADIVWTYDMIEELGVFPHNLATSSPVVAEGLVFCHTSNGVDEGHLNHPSPDSPDFIALDTKTGKLVWEQTPCGPRTFHGQWSSPAYGTVKGRAQVIFGGGDGWCYAYEPKTGKLIWKYNLNPPDAKYILGGRGTANEIIATPVIYDDKVFLCVGQDPEHGEGIGHLHCIDATKTGDVTESGKVWHRGGEDFKRSMSTCAVADGLVYASDLSGFLYCLDQKTGKPYWTHDTLAAIWGSPYVVDGKVMLGTEDGDVLVLAHGKEKKLLATNYMENSVYTTPVASNGVLYVTNRQALFAIQEGAKSEPMKAAAKQAAAE; this is translated from the coding sequence ATGAATAGCGAATTGCGATTAGCGAATTGCGAAAAAAGCGGCGGACATAGTGTGATTCGGCGACAGCAAGGCGAACGAAGGGAACAATTTCGCTATTCGCTATTCGCCATTCGTCATTTGCCGATCTTGGCGACGGGCGTCCTGTTTTTCGCGGCGGCCGTCCATGCCGAGCCTCTCTCGAAGGCGAAAAAGGGCGATTGGCCCATGTGGGGCGGATCGCCGGATCGCAACATGGTGTCGGGCGAGACGGGTATTCCCGAAAAGTGGGACGTCAAAAAGGGCACGAACATTAAGTGGGTCGCGCCCCTCGGCTCACAAACCTACGGCAATCCCGTCATCCATAAGGGGAAGATCTTCGTCGGCACGAACAACACCGGCGAGTACCGGCCGAAAATCAAGGGCGACAAGGGCGTCGTGATGTGCGTCGACGAAAAGACCGGGAAGATGCTGTGGCAGGCGACGCACGACAAGTTGCCGTCGGGCCGGGTAAACGACTGGCCGGAGCAGGGCATCTGCTCATCGCCCTATGCCGAAGGCGACCGCATTTATTACGTGAGCAATCGGTGCGAGGTCGTCTGCGCGGATACGGAAGGGTTCCTTGACGGCGAGAACGACGGCGTCAAGGACGAGAAGTACAACGAAAAGGAGGACGCCGACATCGTCTGGACGTATGACATGATCGAGGAACTCGGCGTGTTCCCGCACAACCTGGCGACGTCGTCTCCGGTCGTGGCCGAGGGGCTCGTCTTCTGCCATACCTCCAACGGCGTCGATGAAGGCCACCTCAATCACCCATCGCCCGATTCGCCGGATTTCATCGCCTTGGACACCAAGACCGGTAAGCTCGTGTGGGAACAGACGCCGTGCGGCCCGCGGACGTTTCACGGGCAGTGGTCGAGTCCTGCTTATGGAACGGTAAAGGGCAGGGCGCAGGTGATCTTCGGCGGCGGGGACGGTTGGTGCTACGCCTACGAGCCGAAGACGGGCAAGCTCATTTGGAAATACAATCTCAATCCACCCGACGCCAAGTACATCCTCGGCGGCCGCGGGACGGCGAACGAAATCATCGCCACTCCGGTCATCTACGACGACAAAGTGTTTCTCTGCGTCGGCCAGGACCCGGAGCACGGCGAGGGAATTGGGCATTTGCACTGTATCGACGCGACAAAGACGGGCGACGTGACGGAAAGCGGAAAGGTCTGGCACCGCGGCGGCGAGGACTTCAAGCGGTCAATGTCGACGTGCGCGGTGGCGGACGGTCTGGTCTATGCTTCGGACCTGAGCGGATTTTTGTATTGCCTCGATCAGAAGACTGGCAAGCCGTACTGGACGCACGACACGCTGGCGGCGATCTGGGGCTCGCCCTACGTCGTGGACGGAAAGGTGATGCTGGGGACGGAGGACGGCGACGTGCTGGTGCTGGCGCACGGTAAGGAGAAAAAGCTGCTGGCAACGAACTACATGGAAAACTCGGTCTATACGACGCCCGTCGCGTCGAACGGGGTACTGTACGTGACCAACCGTCAGGCGCTGTTTGCGATTCAGGAGGGGGCGAAGTCGGAGCCGATGAAGGCGGCGGCGAAGCAGGCGGCAGCGGAGTGA
- a CDS encoding PQQ-binding-like beta-propeller repeat protein — protein MRDEFRASNRTVTVIAACVAAMVLPVSAADWATWRGPGQNGMAYEKAVVTKWSPDGENLLWKSPEGGRTTPLIMNGRMYFIGPVGDGECLQERVICLDAETGKTIWDYHFNVFFSDIVAQRVGWTALAGDEETGNVYAHGTGGEMLCLDRDGKVLWKHSLTEEYNRVSGYGGRLVNPAIDEDRVIVSFLSSNWGNHAKPAHRFVTFDKRTGKVVWWAESMMPPADTVYATPVVTVVDGRRQLICGGGDGVVYGLESRTGRIVWSFKLTKMGCNSSPVADGKYVYISHSEENIDNTTMGRLVCIDASKTGDITKTGEVWRLDGLDAGYASPALANGRLYHVDNGANLHCIDAKTGKAVWKHKLGRVGKGSATVTADGVIYVGEQNGVFWVLKDAGDHAEELSKVTFEGLNHTIDELYGSPTVCGGRVYFMTRYATYCLGSKESKADVVPVPALAAERSAAGQKPTTMTIFPADVSLIPGGTAQFEVRLFGESGAKLDGPTPKVEWSLVGVKGELSPEGLLTASAHPVFSAGMVSAKVGGLSATARARVTQRLPIYETFEQMKEDAPPPGWTGTMGKTKIVKYGDSKVFQKLAEKAKPSPVWKMRAYVGEPVAGGYTVQADLLGTLARRRFRPDMGIINSRYELIMLGQAKELELSRWRDEPTHGLRKKIPFEMKTDAWYRMKLRVKMNLESAQVQAKVWLREEKEPEAWTLEFEDPCPNREGCPGLFAYSNGTTDKSNGAEVYYDNVKVSVNE, from the coding sequence ATGAGAGACGAATTTCGAGCATCGAATCGGACTGTTACGGTCATTGCCGCGTGCGTCGCTGCGATGGTGTTACCGGTAAGCGCTGCGGATTGGGCGACGTGGCGCGGGCCGGGGCAAAACGGCATGGCGTATGAGAAGGCGGTGGTGACGAAGTGGTCGCCGGACGGCGAGAACCTGCTGTGGAAGAGCCCCGAGGGCGGGCGGACGACGCCGCTGATCATGAACGGCCGCATGTATTTCATCGGGCCGGTCGGCGACGGGGAGTGCTTGCAGGAGCGTGTCATCTGCCTCGACGCTGAGACGGGCAAGACGATTTGGGATTATCACTTCAATGTTTTCTTCAGCGACATCGTCGCGCAGCGCGTCGGCTGGACGGCGCTGGCGGGCGATGAAGAGACCGGCAATGTGTACGCCCACGGGACCGGCGGGGAAATGCTCTGCCTCGATCGCGACGGCAAGGTGCTGTGGAAACACTCCCTGACGGAGGAATACAACCGAGTGAGCGGGTACGGCGGTCGGCTGGTGAATCCGGCGATCGATGAGGATCGCGTCATTGTCAGCTTTCTGAGCAGCAATTGGGGCAATCACGCCAAACCGGCGCACCGCTTCGTGACATTCGATAAACGCACGGGAAAGGTCGTGTGGTGGGCGGAATCGATGATGCCGCCGGCGGATACGGTCTATGCGACGCCGGTCGTGACGGTCGTGGACGGCCGGAGACAACTGATATGCGGTGGCGGCGATGGCGTGGTCTATGGCCTGGAATCGCGGACGGGGCGCATCGTGTGGAGCTTCAAGTTGACGAAGATGGGGTGCAATTCCTCGCCCGTCGCGGACGGCAAGTACGTCTATATCTCCCACAGCGAGGAAAACATCGACAACACCACGATGGGCCGGCTCGTATGCATCGACGCGAGCAAGACCGGCGACATTACCAAGACTGGCGAGGTTTGGCGGCTGGACGGCTTGGACGCGGGCTATGCATCGCCGGCGCTGGCCAACGGGCGGCTGTATCACGTCGACAACGGGGCGAACCTTCATTGCATCGACGCGAAGACCGGCAAGGCAGTCTGGAAGCACAAGCTCGGGCGCGTGGGCAAGGGCTCCGCGACGGTGACGGCGGACGGCGTCATCTATGTCGGCGAGCAGAATGGCGTGTTCTGGGTCCTCAAGGATGCCGGCGATCATGCGGAAGAGTTGAGCAAAGTTACATTCGAGGGGTTGAACCACACCATTGATGAACTCTACGGCTCGCCCACGGTCTGCGGGGGCCGCGTCTATTTCATGACGCGCTATGCGACTTATTGTCTCGGTTCGAAGGAGAGTAAAGCGGACGTCGTTCCCGTGCCGGCCTTGGCGGCGGAGCGCAGCGCGGCGGGACAGAAGCCGACGACGATGACGATCTTCCCGGCCGATGTAAGCCTGATTCCCGGTGGGACGGCGCAGTTCGAGGTGCGGCTCTTCGGTGAGAGCGGGGCAAAACTGGACGGCCCGACGCCGAAGGTGGAATGGTCGCTGGTGGGCGTAAAGGGCGAATTGAGCCCGGAGGGATTGCTGACCGCCTCGGCGCATCCGGTCTTCAGCGCGGGGATGGTCTCGGCAAAGGTCGGCGGGTTGAGCGCGACGGCACGGGCGCGCGTCACACAGCGTTTGCCTATCTACGAGACGTTCGAGCAGATGAAGGAAGACGCGCCGCCGCCCGGATGGACCGGCACGATGGGCAAGACGAAAATCGTTAAATATGGCGATTCGAAGGTGTTTCAGAAGCTGGCGGAAAAAGCCAAACCCTCACCGGTCTGGAAGATGCGAGCGTACGTCGGCGAACCGGTGGCGGGCGGGTATACCGTGCAGGCGGACTTGCTGGGTACGCTGGCACGGCGGCGGTTCCGGCCGGACATGGGCATCATCAACAGCCGGTACGAGCTGATCATGCTGGGCCAGGCGAAAGAGCTGGAGCTTTCCCGTTGGAGGGATGAACCGACGCACGGCCTGCGAAAGAAGATTCCCTTTGAGATGAAGACGGACGCGTGGTACCGGATGAAACTGCGCGTAAAGATGAATCTGGAGTCGGCGCAGGTGCAGGCCAAGGTCTGGCTGCGCGAGGAGAAGGAGCCCGAGGCGTGGACCCTCGAGTTCGAGGACCCCTGTCCGAACCGCGAAGGGTGTCCGGGCTTGTTTGCGTATTCCAACGGCACGACGGACAAGAGCAACGGGGCGGAAGTGTATTACGACAATGTCAAGGTGAGTGTCAATGAATAG
- a CDS encoding AMP-binding protein, which yields MAYHIAEEETLDRPSLAALQRRKLAAMLDEILPHNPFYRTKFVGWTAERAVSEFESLPITTRAELEADQATHRPYGTNLTYPPSEYCRLHQTSGSTGVPLRVLDRAKDWEWWKRCWGIIYRGAGVISEDRFAFAFSFGPFIGFWAAFESAVAMGNMSLPAGGMSTSARLAYILANNVTVVCCTPTYALRLAEIAAAEKLDLAGSKVRLLIVAGEPGGSMSATREAIEGAWGARVFDHTGMTETGPHGFECVQSPGGVHLIESEFIVEVVDPASGTALPDGQAGELVVTNLGRWGWPVIRYRTGDQVRVTRERCACGRWFARMEGGILGRIDDMLFIRGNNVFPAAVEDIVRGVGGVAEFRVYVAAKGAMTALTIEVEAEGSGDAAPVAARVERAIHDRLLFKPEVRVVAAGSLPRFEMKAKRVIRES from the coding sequence ATGGCTTATCACATTGCTGAAGAAGAGACGCTGGACCGCCCTTCCCTGGCCGCGCTACAACGGCGAAAGCTGGCGGCCATGCTCGATGAAATCCTGCCTCACAATCCCTTTTACCGCACCAAGTTCGTCGGCTGGACGGCCGAGCGTGCGGTGAGCGAATTTGAATCGCTGCCCATTACGACGCGGGCGGAACTCGAAGCGGATCAAGCTACCCATCGACCGTACGGAACAAACCTCACGTATCCCCCATCGGAGTATTGCCGTTTGCATCAAACGTCGGGCAGCACGGGCGTACCCCTCCGCGTGCTCGATCGGGCGAAGGATTGGGAGTGGTGGAAACGGTGCTGGGGGATCATCTATCGCGGTGCGGGAGTAATATCGGAGGATCGGTTCGCCTTCGCGTTTTCGTTCGGGCCGTTCATCGGTTTCTGGGCGGCATTTGAAAGCGCCGTCGCAATGGGGAATATGTCCCTGCCGGCAGGCGGGATGTCGACCTCCGCGCGACTCGCCTACATTCTTGCAAATAATGTAACCGTCGTTTGCTGCACGCCGACCTATGCCCTGCGCTTGGCGGAGATCGCGGCGGCGGAGAAGTTGGATTTGGCGGGCTCGAAGGTGCGCTTGCTCATCGTTGCGGGCGAGCCGGGGGGGAGTATGTCGGCGACGCGCGAGGCGATCGAGGGGGCCTGGGGCGCGCGGGTATTCGACCACACGGGAATGACGGAGACTGGGCCGCACGGTTTTGAGTGTGTCCAGTCGCCCGGCGGCGTGCATCTCATTGAAAGCGAATTCATCGTCGAGGTCGTCGATCCGGCGAGCGGGACGGCCTTGCCGGACGGCCAGGCGGGTGAATTGGTCGTGACCAATCTGGGCCGGTGGGGCTGGCCGGTCATCCGCTATCGCACCGGGGATCAAGTGCGGGTGACGCGGGAGCGATGTGCATGCGGCCGCTGGTTCGCCCGGATGGAAGGCGGTATCCTTGGACGTATTGACGACATGCTGTTTATTCGCGGGAACAATGTCTTCCCGGCAGCCGTTGAAGATATCGTGCGGGGCGTCGGGGGCGTGGCCGAATTCCGCGTGTATGTGGCGGCGAAAGGGGCTATGACCGCGTTGACGATCGAGGTCGAAGCGGAGGGTAGCGGCGACGCAGCGCCGGTGGCGGCCCGGGTGGAAAGGGCGATTCACGATCGGCTGTTGTTCAAGCCGGAGGTCCGTGTGGTGGCGGCGGGAAGTCTGCCGCGGTTCGAGATGAAGGCCAAAAGAGTGATTCGAGAGAGTTAG